In one window of Pseudobythopirellula maris DNA:
- a CDS encoding AraC family transcriptional regulator, whose amino-acid sequence MIMNQIVATETKIPARAATPHRAATQQRVALLIDTATTWGAGLIEGIADYAKANRRNWLFSFEPRGKYDRLLLPDGWRGDGVIARITHPGLAEQLIKRKMPAVNVSWFRYGGNIIPRCSCDEAAAAQMAARYFFDNGYRQFAYCASTLRPSYHDRLGDAFAEEIARSGFPCERFDPDHDRFEKLDSEQQLGELSRWLEGLPRPIALLAFDTIQGRQVTEACSQSGLSVPDDIAVLGGEHDELCSRISSPQLSGVDQSPQEVGARAAEMLDQLMAGQTLKDSNVGLPPKRIITRLSTDKVAIQDDMLAAAILFIRRHFANELRIRDILHEIPLSRRALEIGFRRHLGRTPRDEIRRIRVQKAQELLCDTDWPITRIATACGFDRPELLTRAFRRELKATPSEFRRRVTQGLAKR is encoded by the coding sequence ATGATTATGAATCAGATCGTCGCCACCGAAACGAAGATTCCCGCCCGCGCCGCAACGCCCCACCGTGCCGCCACGCAGCAACGCGTTGCGCTGCTGATCGACACGGCGACCACCTGGGGCGCAGGTCTCATCGAGGGGATCGCCGATTACGCGAAAGCGAACCGCCGCAACTGGCTCTTCTCGTTCGAGCCACGCGGCAAGTACGACCGTCTGCTGCTGCCCGACGGCTGGCGGGGCGATGGCGTCATCGCCCGCATCACCCACCCCGGCCTCGCCGAGCAGTTGATCAAGCGTAAGATGCCCGCGGTCAACGTGTCGTGGTTCCGCTACGGCGGCAACATCATCCCGCGGTGCAGTTGCGACGAGGCGGCGGCCGCCCAAATGGCGGCCCGCTATTTCTTCGACAACGGCTACCGCCAGTTCGCTTACTGCGCGTCGACCCTCCGGCCGAGCTACCACGACCGCCTGGGCGACGCTTTCGCCGAGGAGATCGCCCGCTCGGGTTTTCCCTGCGAGCGGTTCGATCCCGATCACGATCGGTTCGAAAAGCTCGACAGCGAGCAGCAACTCGGCGAGCTGTCGCGTTGGCTGGAGGGACTGCCGAGGCCGATCGCGCTGCTGGCGTTCGACACGATCCAGGGGCGCCAGGTCACCGAGGCGTGCTCGCAGTCGGGCCTGTCCGTGCCGGACGACATCGCGGTGCTCGGCGGCGAGCACGACGAGCTCTGCTCGCGCATCTCCTCGCCGCAGCTATCGGGCGTCGACCAGAGCCCCCAGGAAGTCGGGGCCCGCGCCGCCGAGATGCTCGACCAGCTGATGGCCGGCCAGACGCTGAAGGACTCGAACGTCGGGCTGCCTCCCAAGCGGATCATCACCCGCCTGTCGACCGACAAGGTGGCGATCCAAGACGACATGCTGGCTGCGGCCATCTTGTTCATCCGCCGGCACTTCGCCAACGAATTGCGGATCCGTGACATCCTGCACGAGATCCCGCTGAGTCGGCGGGCGCTGGAGATCGGCTTCCGCCGCCACCTGGGACGCACCCCGCGCGACGAGATCCGCCGCATCCGCGTGCAGAAGGCCCAGGAGCTGCTGTGCGACACCGATTGGCCGATCACTCGCATCGCCACCGCCTGCGGCTTCGACCGCCCGGAGCTGCTGACCCGCGCGTTCCGGCGGGAGCTCAAAGCGACGCCTTCCGAGTTCCGCCGGCGCGTGACGCAAGGCTTGGCCAAG